The nucleotide window TAGCGCATTCCGGCGTGTGGGCCAAAGCCTCGAGGAACGGCTCGCCGCTGGCCCACACGCCGGAATGCGCTAATCGGCGTTATGTCCGGGGCCCCCGGCCCGAGGGTGTGCTTCGCAAGAAATAGAACAGTGGCCGCGAAGCGGCCATGAACTGGAAGAACGAATAAAAGCAAATCCAGTGCGCTAATGCGCAGTCGTCCAGCGCCGCGTTCGCGGCGGGATCAATGAAAAGTCAAAGTCAAAAGCGAGCGGCTAAGAGGTGGCAGCGATGCGCCTGCGCGGGTGTGGAGCGTCGGTGCGCGTGTGCCCTGTTCCGCCGCGTCTGCCGTCTGTCGTCGGCCTGCGGCCGCCGACAGCCGTCAGTCACGGCGGGATGATGGAGAGCAAGGGCTATACTCGCGCGCATGAAACGATTTGGACTACGATTGGCCGCGTCTGGTGCGGGCGAACTGCTTCGCTGGCTTTGTGCGCGCTCGCGTTGTTATGTGTGTTCGCTGGCAACGGACTGTTGCCGATGGTGGCGCAGGATGCGCGTCTGGGGAATTTTTTTAGTTCGGCGGCAGGCGTCGGGCTGGAAGGCTTGCCAGATAAGGAGTTGCGGCTCGCGCGCGGGGCAGATGCGTCGAAGGAAAAAGTTTATCAATATGCGCCGAATCCGATACAGTGGATTGACCCGTTAGGGTTGCTTGTTCGTCAGCAGCAGGAGCTCTTCAGAGATTGAAGGGTATGAGCGTCGCTCAGATCGAAAAGGCCATAGCGAAGGACGGGCTCACGAAGACCAAGGACAATGGGAAAAACGCGACGTGGAATCACGCGGATGGCTCGGAGGTCAGAATCCACAAATACGGCAATCAAAACCCGAGTGGATACAAGTCAGGGAATAATGCTCACGTTCATAAGCAAGACCCATGTAAAAACCGGTTGAGCGACCGAGGAATAACGACGATGGACGGTGACGAAATGCACATTGGAATTCGAAACCCCGCCGATCTTCCTGCTGTTCGCGGACGCCCTCATGGTGACGGAAGCTGATTATGAGTTACGAATATTCAATCAGATTGGATAGTGGTAAGCACAGCGCCGACAACGTTATGAGTGAGTTGAGGCGAGGCCCGATCATCGTGTATGAAAAGGACAATTGCATCGCGCTCAAAGATCCGAAATCTCTCAATACATGGGCGTACGATCTGAGAGTGTTCAAGGTAGGCGAGAATGAGTTGCTTCTGGAAATCACGAATGCAACCAATGACCTATATGAGTCCATTCGATCCGCATTACCTTCAGGCTACTCAATCACTGAGGTAGAGGACGAGGACGAACTCTCTCTGGCACAGATATTCCGGTTGATCTGAGACGAAGGGCCGCTGACGCGGCCGTTCGTGTTTCTACTCGGCGGTAATGATCAGCCGCCCCTGTTCAACGTTGATCCTTACGCGCTGCCCTGCTTCAAATCCTGCCTGCTCGATCCATCGTCCGGTAAGCTTGAGCCACGGAAAACACGGCGGTTCGGATCGCTGCCAGTATGGTTTGTTCGAGTGGCTCTCGCGCTGCGACTGCTGAACGGTTACGAAGCGTTCCGTAACGTGTGGGCGTGCTTCAAGATTGGCATCAGCCATGATCAACCCCCTTGATGAGTTGGTCAGTGGTCGTGGCGTGCGTATGAGCAAGGGGAAGGAAGGCAGACGGAGGCCACGGCGCGCGCGCCAGCGCAGATCTATCACTTCCACACGAATTCGAGTGGGGCACCGGAGGAACTGACCGACAGGCATGGGCGGGTGGTGTGGCGAACGCGGTATCGCGCCTGGGGCAATGTGGTACTGCAGGAGTATGCGGGGGAGTTTGAGCCGGGGCGGCGAGGCGAGGCCGAAAAGCCGCTGCCGCAGTCGTTGCGGTTGCAAGGGCAGTACGAAGATGCCGAGACGGGACTGCACTACAATCTTTTCAGATACTACGATCCGGATGTCGGGCGGTTTGTTAGTCAGGATCCGATTGGGCTTCTGGGCGGATTTAATCTGTATGCGTATGCGCCGAATCCGGTCAGCTGGATTGATCCGTGGGGGTTGAGTTGTGGATCGACCGGTAAATTCGAATCAAGAAATGCTGCATTCAGAGCAGCCAGGAGGGATGCTCAGATACCAGTGAGCCAGAAGCCAGAGATGGTTTTCAATCAAAAAAATCAAAGAATGCAGCAGTACGATCAAGTTATGATGACGGATAGAAATGGTAATCCTGTGTTGAATCCATCAACAAAGCAGCCTGTTTGGACAAGGGAGTACCATTACACAAATTCTGATGGTTCCAAGATTGTCATTCAGGACCATTCTGTCGGGCACGAATTCGGGCAAGGTGGAGTTGGCGATCAGGGGCCTCATCTAAATGTAAGGCCATACGATAATACTAGAACAGGTAGTGTCCCGGGAACCTTGGATCATTACGGTTTTTAATGATGGGTGGCATACGATGTATTGGACTGATTTGCCCTGCAATGAGTTGATGCGGCGTGTTTTCTCTACGCCGCCAGAGGTTGGTTATATTGATCTCTTTGACATAGAAATGAAAAGGGATGGCCCAACCATAACCATTAATTTTGATATAATTGACACTTTGCCTGACAAGCCTCCGGAAAAATGGGGAAAGGACTTTAATCGTTGCCGGATTGGACTTTATTGTGCTGGCGTGACGGGTGTCTCTATTTCAGGGATATTGACAAGTATGTCTGCAAAGATAGAATTTTATCTGAGAGAAGGTAATAATAGGGTAATAATCAATGGCAATGACTTTAGTATAGATTTTATGTGCCAGCACATCCATCTTACCGGACCATCGGTATATCTTAGTAAGTAAGGAGTATCTGGTTTGTAGTTGTATCAAGGGCCGCGTGTGCGGCCCTTGATACGTTCGGTCAGCCAAGGTCCGGCATGATGATCAGTTGTTATAGCGGTAATCGATGCTGAAGCTGACCCGCTCACCGGGTTTGAAGCCGGCGGTGGCGAGCCAACGGTCGGCGATTTCCATCCATGGAAAATACGGTGTGTCGTCTGGCTGCGTAGGACCGGGATCAGGGGTGCGTCGCAGGATGCCTCTGCTGTCACCTTCCGGCATAAAGGAGCCGGGTATTTCCGGCATATAGGCGCCAGCAGAAGTGGGTAGAAGCGAGCATCTTGGTGGGTTCAAGAATGGACGGTTTGGCTGCCGTTTGCAAGGTTCAAGTGGTGCTCCGGAATATGTCGTGGGCTTCGATAGGAATGACCGTCGAGCACCAGGCAGTAAGCGTTGTGGCGCAGGCGGTCGAGCGTGGCCGAGGCGAGCAAACGATTGGCCGGGAACGCTTGATCCCATTCGGTCAGATCGAGGTTGCTCGTGACGATGGTGGACGCCGCCTCGTAACGTTCGGCGATCAGTTCATGCAGGTCCTCGTCGGCGGGCGGACTTCGGGTACCTGCAGATCGGCTCCAACGGCGGCAACCTGTTCTTCCAGCTCGTCAATGCCTGCTACGAACGCTGCGCGATCATCCTGACGTCCAACCGCAGCTTCGGCGAGTGGGGTGATGTGTTCGGCGATAGCGTCGTCGCCGCGGCGTTGCTCGACCGGCTGCTGCACCACGCGATCGTCGTGCAGATCGAGGGCTCCTCATATCGCCTGCGCGAACACGCCGATCTGTTGCCTGAACATCTTCGCAACCGAACCTCTTCCCTGAATCCGGCACCTGCCGAACCGCCACGCCGGCGTCCCGGCCGCCCCCGAAGGAGCTCACCTGATCACGTCGACGGCTGATCACCACAAACACACAGGGTGGGGAATTTTACTTCGACACTTCGGGGGTGCGGCGGAATTCTTGGACTATTTGGGAGCTAGTCCATGTACTCGTACGAAGACCGCATCCGAGCGGTCAAGCTCTACCTGAAGCTTGGAAAGCGGCTTACAGCGACCGTTCGTCAATTAGGCTATCCGACAACGAAGTCTCTCGAACGTTGGTATCACACGTACGAGCGATGTCTGGATTTGCCGAAGGAACGTATTTGCCTGAGGCCGCGCTATTCGGAAGAACAAAAGAAGGCGGCCACAGACCACTATATGAGCCATGGCCAGTGTCTGGCTGCAACGACGAAAGCGTTGGGGTATCCGGGACGCGGGACGCTTGTCGCCTGGCTTGACGAGTTGCATCCCGAGCGAACGAAACGCGTTCTCGGGAAGGCTTCGGGTATTCGGCATACACCAGAGCGCAGGCGGACAGCGGTCATCGATCTGTGCACTCGACGCGAAAGCGCAGAGGAAGTTGCTAAAAAGATTGGCGTGAGCCGCCCAACGCTGTACAACTGGAGAAATCGGTTACTCGGTCAGGAGGTTGCTTCAATCATGATACGCCGCAACGATCCGCCGGAGAGCTCCGAGAAAGCGACGCTGGAGCAGCAGGTCGAATCACTCCGACGAGACATCCGGAAGCTCCAGATCGAACACGACATCCTGAAGAAGGCCAATGAAATAATAAAAAAAGGCCTGGGCGTCGACCCGCAACTCCTGACGAATCGGGAGAAGACAATGCTGGTTGATGCCCTGAAACAGACCTACACGCTGCCGGAGCTTTTTGCGGAATTGGGGCTCGCCCGTAGCTCCTACTTCTATCACCGGGCACGGATACAGACTGCCGACAAGTACGCTCGTGTACGCCTTGCCATCGCAGATATCTTCGAGCTCAATCACCGCTGCTATGGATATCGCCGGGTGCGCGCGGCACTTGGCAGGCAGAAAGTCTTCATCTCGGAGAAGGTCGTTCGGCGCCTGATGAAGCAGGAGCAGCTAAGCGCGGCCACAACGAGGCGACGACGATACGGCTCCTACGCTGGAGAAATAGGTCCGGCTCCCGAGAACCTTATCAACCGCGATTTCCGGGCAGCAGCACCGAATGAAAAGTGGCTCACAGACATCACGGAGTTCCAGATTCCTGCCGGTAAAGTCTATCTGGCGCCGGTTATTGATTGCTTCGATGGGCTTGTGATCAGTTGGTCGATCAGTACGCGACCAGACGCCGAGCTTGTGAACACGATGCTCGATGCCGCCATCGACGCAATCGGTAGTAGCAGTAGCCGACCTGTTGTCCATTCAGATCGCGGTGCGCATTATCGCTGGCCAGGCTGGCTTACCCGGATACGTGAGGCCAATCTGATTCGCTCAATGTCGCGCAAGGGCTGCTCGCCCGATAACGCGGCGTGCGAAGGCTTCTTTGGACGACTGAAAACGGAACTGTTTTACTCCCGGGACTGGCAGACCGTCAGCACCGACCAGTTCATTGAGGTCGTCGACTCGTACATTCGCTGGTACAACGAGAAACGGATCAAGATCTCGCTTGGCGCACTCAGTCCGATCGAATACCGGGAGAGCCTCGGGCTCACGACATAAACCAGTCCAAGAATTCCGCCGCACCCCCTTCTGGGGAAATTACGGCCGACGTTGACACTTTTCAGATATTACGATCCGGATGTCGGGCGGTTTGTTAGTCAGGATCCGATTGGGCTTCTGGGCGGATTTAATCTGTATCAGTATGCGCCGAATCCGATTCAGTGGGTCGATCCACTGGGACTTGCATGCTCAAATCCTGCCTGCTCGATCCAACGTAGAGAGCTAGGGTTGTTTACTGGGAAAATAGTAGAAGATGAATTAATTTATCGGATGGTCGAGGTTATAAATTATTGGGTTACAGGGTTGAATACCATTAAATTTTAAATATTAGGGCCGCGAGCGCGGCCTTCGTTCGTCTAATCAGCAGTAATAGTCATCCGTCTCTGTTCAACACTGATCGTGACGCGCTACCCTGCTTTGAATTCCGCCTGCTAGATCCACCGTCCAGCGAATTTAGGCCACGGAAAAAGCGGCGGTTTGGTGTGTTGGTGCATGTGGGGACCCGATCCGATGAAATTCCCCAGTGGCGGGTTCAAGTATGAAGACGTTGATTTTAGTATACATGGACACGGCGCTAATCCTGTTGCTGCATCGAAATTTCTTGGTTCTAATGCTGCGACGGGATCTACGGCGAGCATCAAGGATGTAGCAGGACAGAATTTCAGGGCCGCTGGGACATGGGGTGACATGCCCGGTAATTCAGGCGCGTGACTATATGCAATAAATGGTTTGAATTTCAATGCGGCTATTTCAACGTTTTACTTGAGCAGGGGGTATTTCGAAAAAGCCATTTCCAGTTGAAGATGAAAGAATTGAAATGAAATACTCGACGAAATGCCGGCCGCCGAACCCCGCGTTTTCCCGGTTGCGCGGAATTTCTGTCCATGAAACACTCGCTGCCATCTGTCGTATCGGACTCGATTCCGATATATCGGACTGCGCATCGTCGAATATTTCCATCTTCCGATCGGGACGCCAACAATGAGACTCGCCCAAGCCAGCGCAAAATTTCTCTGCCTGTCCGCTGTTGCCGCACTGCTGGCGCTCGCCGCCTGCACGAAAGTCGACACACCCGCGCAGAGCGCAGGCGCGGGAGACTCGACGCTCAAACAGGTCTTGCAGCGCGGATCGCTACGCGTCGGCGACTGTCTGAGCTTTGCGCCATTCGGTTTCTACGATCAGTCCGGCGCTCCCGACGGCTATGACGTCGATCTCGCGAAAGAACTCGCCAAGCAGATGGGCGTGAAGCTCGAAATGGTCAATACGACGAGCGCGAACCGCATTCCGAACCTGCAGACCAGCAAGGTCGACGTCGTGTTCTGCAATTTCACGCGAAACCTCGAACGCGCGAAGGAAATTTCGTTCACCAATCCGTATGTGGTGGCGAGCGAAGCGCTGCTCGTGAAGAAAAGCAGCGGCATCAAGTCGATCAAGGACATGTCGAATCGCACGATCGCCACCGTCAAAGGCTCGACGAACGGCGACGAAGTGCGTTCTCTGAACATGCAGGTCAAGATTCAGGAATACGACAGCTCGCAGGCCGCGATTCTCGCAGTCAAGCAAGGCCAGGCCGACGCGATGATCGAGGACAACAACTTCCTCGCGTATCAGGCGAAGCTCGATCCCGAGCTGACTGTGACCGACGAAGCACTTGTGCCGCTCGAATACAACGGCTTCGGTGTCAAGCAAGGCGATCAGGTGTGGCTCGATTACCTGAACCTGTTCCTGTTCCAGATCAACGCGTCGAAGCTGAACCAGCAGTTGTACAAGAAATGGTTCGGCGTCGACCCGCACTATCCGCTGAATCCGCAGTTCTAGGCCGTTTGCCGCTGCGGCGTACGGAGAAGCGATGAGCTACCAATGGATGACCCTCGCCGGTTACGCGAACGATTTCGTTCGCGCGGCGTGGCTGACGCTGCAGGTCACGCTGCTCGCGTTTGTGCTTTCGATCGCGCTCGGCCTTCTGACCGCGCTTGCCGGTTCGTCGCGCGTGATGGTGCTGCGCTCGATCGCGAGCATCTATATCGAGGCGATCCGCAATACGCCGGTGCTGCTGCAGATCTTTATCGTGTTCTTCGGCTTGCCAACGCTCGGCATCCGGCTCGATGCGTACACGGCGGGCGTGATCGCGCTCGGTGTGAATGTCGGCGCCTATCTTGCTGAAGTGTTTCGCGCAGGCATTCAGTCGGTGCCGCGCGGGCAACTCGAAGCCGCATCGATTCTCGGCATGCAGCGCTCGCAAATCTTTGTCGACGTCGTGTTGCCGCAAGCGGCGCGTGCCGTTTATCCGGCGATCGTCAATAACCTGATCCAGCTGCTGCTCGGCACATCGCTGCTGTCGGCGATCGCACTACCGGAGCTAAGCGGCACCGCGACGGTGATCAATTCGCGCACGTTGCTCTATGTGCAGACGTTCACCATTACGCTTGTCATTTATCTGATCCTGAGCAATGCGCTTTCGTGGGTTGCGGCGCAGATCGGTGCACGCGTGTTTCATCCGCCGCTCGAAATGAAAAAGCGCACGCGGCGGGCGTTTTTCTTCGCGCGCCAGGTGGACCGCACCTGAGCATCCGTGCAATCGCGTATTTGAGCATTCAGGCGCAAGAGACCGACCATGTCGAGCGAACTGCTATTCAACAGCCTGTCGATCCTGCTGCAAGGATTGTGGGCCACCTTGCTGCTATCGGCGGCGTCGATTATCGGCGGCACGCTGATCGGGCTGTTCGCCGCCGTGTTGCGCACCTTCGGGCCGCCCGGCACGCGCTATATCGCAAAGCTCTATACCGAGCTCTTTCGCGGCTCGCCGGTGCTGATCACGCTGCTTTTCATCTATTTCGGCGTGTCGTACTTCGGTTACGCGATCGACGTGTTTGCGGCGGGCGTGGTCGGTTTGAGCGTGTATCAGGGCGCCTATATCGCCGAGGTGTTTCGCTCCGGTATCGAGGCGGTGCCGAAAGGGCAGTGGGAAGTCTCGCAAATTCTCGGCCTGAGCAAGCTGCAGACGTTTTTTTCGGTGGTGCTGCCGCAAACCGGCCGCATCGTGCTGCCGCCGCTGATCGGCCAGTATCTGTCGCTGATCAAGGATACGTCGATTGTCAGCATGATCGGCATGTCGGAGCTGATGCATGGCGGTCAGGCGATTGTCGACCGCGTCGGCAAGCCGGTCGAGATTTACGGCCTGGTCGCCGTGCTGTATTTCATCGTGTGCTTTCCGCTGTCGCAGTGGGTGCGCCGTCACGATCGGAGAAGGAGCGTGCTGTCATGACCACGAACGCGCAGGGCAAGCCGGTGATCAATCTGTCCGGCGTCAGCAAGTCGTTCGGCGCTACGCAGGTGCTGCGCGATGTGAATCTCGACGTAAAACCCGGTGAGGTTCTCGTGCTGATCGGCGCATCGGGTTCCGGCAAGAGCACGGTACTGCGCATCATGAGCGGGCTTGAAACAGCGGATGCCGGTGAAGTGTGGGTCAACAACGTGCCGTTGCACGATGCGCGGCGCGCCAGGGAAATTCGTGGGCATGTCGGCATGGTGTTTCAGCAGTTCAATCTGTTTCCGCACAAGAGCGCCCTCGGCAACGTCACGCTCGCGCTGATCAAGGCGCGCAAGATGAGTCCTGCCGATGCGCGCAGGCGCGCGATGGAAACGCTCGATCGCGTGGGCCTTGCCGATCGGGCGGAGCATTATCCGAGCCAGTTGTCGGGCGGCCAGCAACAGCGCGTCGCAATCGCGCGCGCGCTGGCGGTCGAACCCGGCATCATGTTCTTCGATGAAGCGACCTCCGCGCTCGATCCCGAACTTGTCGGCGAGGTCACGGAAGTGATGCGCGGCCTCGCGCGCGACGGCATGACGATGGTCGTCGTCACGCATGAAATGGGCTTTGCGCGCAAGACCGCGGACCGCGTCGTATTCATGGACAAAGGCGTGATCGCGGAGCAGGGCGCGCCCGAGCAGATTTTCGTGAACCCGGCCAACGAGCGCACGCGCCAGTTCCTGCACCGGGTGCTCGACCATTGAGCGCGAATCTGAACTCGAAGTCCGGACGCCGCGATGGCGGCGCACGCGCGGCGCCCACATCGTCCGGTGCTGCCGCAAGCGCATCTTCCAGCGAATCGACACGGGCGCGAGGGGTCGATCGCGTCGTTGCGCTGCTCAGGCAGTTGCATGACGCGAGGCGTCCGCTCACGATGCGCGAACTGATCGAATCGACCGGCGCGCCGCGCTCGAGCGTCTACGAACTCGTAACGATTCTGACCGAGGCAGGCTGGCTTGAAACGCGGCCGGACGGCAGCGTGTTTTTCGGCCGCGAGATGCATTACTACGGCGCCGACTATGCCGTGCATAACGATCTGATCAGCCGCGCGCATCAAACCATTCTTTCGCTCGTGAAAGTTCACGACGAGACCGCGCAGCTCTGCATGCTCGAAGGCAACAAGTACACGGTGGTGCTGTCGGAAAACAGCGCACGCCCCTTCAATATCAGTTCCGATATTGGCGTCAGGGTGCCGATTCCGTGGACCGCAACCGGCCGGCTGCTGCTCGCGCATCTGAGCGCCGCGGAAATTCGTGCACTGATTCCGGACGAAGATTTCGTACTCGACAACGGCACGCGCATCGTCTTCGACGACTTTCTGCATGATGTCGAGCGCGCAGCCCAACTGGGCTACTGTTGCACCGAAGGATTGTCGCAGACGTTCCGCTGCTGCATGGCCGCGCCGATTCGCGACCGCATGGGCCATGCGGTGGCCGCGCTCTGCTTCATGACCGGACGCGACACGGACGCGGCCAAGCGTGCCGCCATGCTCGAAGATCTGATTCGCTCGGCTAAAGCGTTGTCGCAAACGTACGCTCGATAAGGCTTGAAGCGAAAGCTGCTGCGAAGGCGCGGGAGTCGTTTCTTCAACGCGGCATTGCAAAAGTCCATGCGCGATCAATGCCAGCCCTGTCAAGATTCAAGGCCGTCTGCATCGGTGCTTGCATCGGCGCCTGCCTTGGCGGCGATTGGAACGGCTTTACCGGCGTGACCGGTGTTTGCGGTTGAACTTAACACTGCGATGCGCGATTCCGCGATTTGCCATGCAAGCATGCCCGGCACGAAGATCACGAGGTCGCGCACCCGTCGCGCACCCGCAAGCGCGAGACAGGTCGCCGGTTCGAGGCCGAGCATGCCGCCGATCAGCAGAAAGCCCCCTTCCTGCACGCCGAGTGCGGCCGGCACGAAGAACGCGGCGCTGGCCGCCACCTGAACCAGCGAATCGATGACGAACGCCTCTGCAAAGCTAACAGGCGTGTCGAAGAAGTAAAGCGCAAGCCAGATCTGAAGCGATGTGCCAATCGCCTGCAGCGGCTGCCAGACAAACAGATAGCGCAAGATGATGGCGCGGCGACGCCAGATGCGCTTGATTGTTTCGTCGATGTCGGCGGATTTGCCGACTAGCTGCGCGAGCTTGCCGCTCGCAATGCGATCGAGCGCGCGCATCATCCGTTCGAACGGACGCGCGTGCTGGATCGCCGCAAATATCGCGAACGCGGGCGCGATCAGCACGATGCCCCACGCGAGGTTGCCGACCGTGCGCAACGCGTCGGAGTGCACATGCGCGAACAGATAGGCGATGCCGGCTGCAGCAAACAGCAGCTGGCTGATCACGGTCAGTTGCATGTCGACGATCAGACTGGCTGCACACGCCGACGCTGGAAAGCCGCTTTTAAGAAGCAGCCGGAACGAGATCAGATCGCCTCCGATTCGCGCCACGGGCAGCAGGCCATTGATCGATTCGCGAATCCAGATCAGACCGAGCAAGGCGCGGTAACGCGGCACCGGTGGATCGAGCATCAGCGTTTGCCATGCGCGTGCGTTCGCGAGCATATGCAGCACATGCGCGAGTGCGGCGACGACAAGGCCGGCCCCCGCCGTGCGCACAAGCGACATCACCGCCTCGGGATCGTCATTCGATACCAGCCATAAAGCAATCAGTAATCCCGCTGCGGCGGCGATGCGGCCAAAGTATCGCATCGCCCGGCCGCCCGGCATCGCGACGCGAAAGCGGCGGCGCAGCGGATCGCGCGACCGCGGCGACGCACGGCCATCGGAATCGAATCGCACCAGGCGGGGTAATCGCATCGTTCGCCTCGTGTAGTGAGATGCGCGCAACCGTTCGCGCGCTTTACGGTTTGCGTTTGCGCATGAAGCGCAATGCAAAGCGCGTGAGTGCCGGCATGGTCCGCGGACGCAGCAGGCGTTCGTCGTAGCCCGAAAAGCGCCGATCGTTTTCTTTCAGGCACAGCAGCATCAGTTCGCGCGCGCCGATGTGCTCCGCCGACATCGATTGTGCACCCGTGACAGTGAAGTTGTTATCGACGCTCTGTTCGTTACCGTCCGCATCGAGCGAGCGCGCAAGACCGATACGTTCCCAGCCGAGAAACACCCAGGCCGCAGCGACTTTCAGCTCGAAGCGAATGCGTTGCCACACATTCAGTTTCGCCCGGTGCCACGCGATCCAGTTCGCGAACAGCAGGATATGTCTGCATTCCTCCTGCATCACGGGTTCGAACGTGTCGATCAGTTCGGGCGGGAAGAAACCGGAGCGCCGCGCCACCTCGAACAGTCCAAATGCGAAGAAGCTGTCGATACATTCGCTGTAGCCCGTGACCAGATACGCCCACTCGGGGTCGCTCGGGTATGCGTACGGTATTTCGCGGGCGAGCTCGATACCGTATGCGCTGACCATGCGCGACAGCACTTCCTTATGGCGGCTTTCTTCCCATGCGTTGAGCGCGAGCGCGGCGCGCACCTCGGCGTCTTCGACGGTACTCGCGTAAGCGGCCATGCGCAGCCGTGCCTTGCCTTCGGTCTGCACGGCGATGTCCCAGATCGGCAGCGACATCAGTCGTTCGAGCGTGGCCGCATCGAGTCGGGGCCAATCGAGTACGGCAGGGCGGTACGGATTGAAGGTCTCGCGAAACATGCGGCACATCTCGCGCTTGTGTGTGTCGCCGCCGGGCACGAGCGGGCCGTCGATTGCGCTTCGCCATTGAACGGACCTGCGCGTCGCGGCCTCGAGTGCCGCCGCGTCGAGCGCGCCGCTCTGGCTCGGTGGACGAAATCCGGGCACCAGTTGCGCCGCATCGAACGGGTCGAGGACCGGATCGTCGAGAAGCTGATGTTCCATGCTCGTGACCCCCTGCGTGAATGGATCGTCCGCAGTCACCCCAATCTTCTATAACCGCCCGTGCGCGCCACATGATTCATGGTAGGACGGGTTTTGCATCCTGCGCCACGAGCGTGCCGCGAGTTCGGCTTGCTTTGTGCACTGTTTGCACTGCCGATTGCGTAATCAGACGAATCGCGGCACATTGCGTAACGTTCTTGCGAACAAAATCATGTTGCGCGACGCCGTCAGCGGTTCGCTATCCGGCATTCGGCCGTCAGCGCACATTCCGACACGTAGAGGGACTTCCGCGAATGAATCGATCGGTTTATTGGGTGATGGCGCTGGCCGCAGGCGTCGTCGTCGCAAACAACTATTACAACCAGCCCCTGCTCGTCGATTTCGCGCACACGTTCAATGTGACCGAGCGCGCGGCCGGTTCCGCGTCGGTCGCCGCACAGACTGGCTATGCGCTTGGCCTGCTGCTCTTCGTTCCGCTTGGCGACATGATGCGGCGCACGACGCTGTTTACGGTCACGCTGCTCGCCGCGGCGCTGGCGCTGGTCGCTACCGCCTTTGCGCCGACGCTCGCATGGCTCGTCGTGGCGAGTTTCATGACGAGCCTGACGAGCGTGACGCCGCAACTGCTGACGCCGCTGGCTGCGCAACTGGCCGGACCACAGCAGCGCGGCAGGGCGGTCGGTACGGTGATGTTCGGTTTGCTGTGCGGCATTCTGCTGTCGCGCACGGTGTCCGGCTTGCTGGCCGAATCGTTCGGCTGGCGCGCCGTATATGGCATCGCCGCGGCGGCGATGGTCGGCGTCGTCGTCATGCTGCTCGCGGTCGTGCCGCGCACCGAGCCGGTTTTCCCGGGCAGTTGGAGAAGCCTGATGGGCTCGCTCTGGACGCTGCTGCGCGAAGCGCCGCTGATCCGCCATACCTCGGCCATCGCCGCGCTGCAATTCGCCGCCTTCAGCGCGTTCTGGACCACGCTCGCGTTTCACCTGCATGCGATCGATGCGCGCTACGGCAGCGCGACGGCTGGTCTGTTCGGCCTTGTCGGCG belongs to Paraburkholderia sp. SOS3 and includes:
- a CDS encoding IclR family transcriptional regulator produces the protein MSANLNSKSGRRDGGARAAPTSSGAAASASSSESTRARGVDRVVALLRQLHDARRPLTMRELIESTGAPRSSVYELVTILTEAGWLETRPDGSVFFGREMHYYGADYAVHNDLISRAHQTILSLVKVHDETAQLCMLEGNKYTVVLSENSARPFNISSDIGVRVPIPWTATGRLLLAHLSAAEIRALIPDEDFVLDNGTRIVFDDFLHDVERAAQLGYCCTEGLSQTFRCCMAAPIRDRMGHAVAALCFMTGRDTDAAKRAAMLEDLIRSAKALSQTYAR
- a CDS encoding lysylphosphatidylglycerol synthase domain-containing protein, whose product is MRYFGRIAAAAGLLIALWLVSNDDPEAVMSLVRTAGAGLVVAALAHVLHMLANARAWQTLMLDPPVPRYRALLGLIWIRESINGLLPVARIGGDLISFRLLLKSGFPASACAASLIVDMQLTVISQLLFAAAGIAYLFAHVHSDALRTVGNLAWGIVLIAPAFAIFAAIQHARPFERMMRALDRIASGKLAQLVGKSADIDETIKRIWRRRAIILRYLFVWQPLQAIGTSLQIWLALYFFDTPVSFAEAFVIDSLVQVAASAAFFVPAALGVQEGGFLLIGGMLGLEPATCLALAGARRVRDLVIFVPGMLAWQIAESRIAVLSSTANTGHAGKAVPIAAKAGADASTDADGLES
- a CDS encoding ferritin-like domain-containing protein, producing the protein MEHQLLDDPVLDPFDAAQLVPGFRPPSQSGALDAAALEAATRRSVQWRSAIDGPLVPGGDTHKREMCRMFRETFNPYRPAVLDWPRLDAATLERLMSLPIWDIAVQTEGKARLRMAAYASTVEDAEVRAALALNAWEESRHKEVLSRMVSAYGIELAREIPYAYPSDPEWAYLVTGYSECIDSFFAFGLFEVARRSGFFPPELIDTFEPVMQEECRHILLFANWIAWHRAKLNVWQRIRFELKVAAAWVFLGWERIGLARSLDADGNEQSVDNNFTVTGAQSMSAEHIGARELMLLCLKENDRRFSGYDERLLRPRTMPALTRFALRFMRKRKP
- a CDS encoding MFS transporter, whose amino-acid sequence is MNRSVYWVMALAAGVVVANNYYNQPLLVDFAHTFNVTERAAGSASVAAQTGYALGLLLFVPLGDMMRRTTLFTVTLLAAALALVATAFAPTLAWLVVASFMTSLTSVTPQLLTPLAAQLAGPQQRGRAVGTVMFGLLCGILLSRTVSGLLAESFGWRAVYGIAAAAMVGVVVMLLAVVPRTEPVFPGSWRSLMGSLWTLLREAPLIRHTSAIAALQFAAFSAFWTTLAFHLHAIDARYGSATAGLFGLVGVVGASASTVSGKWTDRGDARGVVLAGSMAMVIAYGVFALVGGSITGLVAGVIVLDFGVQIGHVANMSRNMGISAGAMNRINTLYMTIRFAGGALGTAVGTFAWSVWGWAGVCATGLAFSFASVLVQLIADRSARPLLAGRDETKG